A portion of the Poecile atricapillus isolate bPoeAtr1 chromosome 7, bPoeAtr1.hap1, whole genome shotgun sequence genome contains these proteins:
- the BCL10 gene encoding B-cell lymphoma/leukemia 10, with product MEGPGSWSSSGGVGRPLTEDEMAEVKKDALERMRPYLCDKIIAERHFDYLRSKKILTREDTEEISARSSSRKKTGKLLDYLAENPKGLDTLIESIRRERTQNFLLQKITDVVLKVKNEKLEALKGLSCSTCMTSLYGGTNNLSRSFSDESNFFDKTKDKESTQIHHPEEDYSTAAFVSAVSLHSMNLPIAEMGNSQYSVFSATLPGPGDPGAPPLPPELESDQQEPCTSSSDNCFLPLRSRSVQPQ from the exons ATGGAGGGCCCGGGGTCGTGGTCGAGCTCGGGGGGCGTGGGGCGGCCGCTGACGGAGGATGAGATGGCGGAGGTGAAGAAGGAT gctttAGAAAGGATGCGTCCTTACTTGTGTGACAAAATCATAGCTGAGAGACACTTTGATTACCTACGTTCTAAGAAAATACTCACTAGGGAGGACACAGAAGAAATTTCTGCTCGATCTTCCAGTAGAAAAAAAACTGGGAAGTTACTGGATTACTTAGCAGAAAATCCGAAAGGACTAGATACTTTGATTGAATCTATCAGACGAGAAAGAACACAAAACTTCCTGTTACAAAAGATAACTGATGTAGTGTTGAAAGTCAAAAATGAAAAGCTTGAAGCTCTTAAAG GTCTAAGCTGCAGCACCTGTATGACTTCACTGTATGGAGGAACAAATAATCTTTCTAGATCATTTTCTGATGAATCAAATTTTTTTGATAAAACAAAAGACAAGGAATCTACCCAGATACATCACCCAGAAGAAGATTATAGCACCGCTGCATTTGTGTCTGCTGTCTCTCTTCATTCAATGAATTTACCAATTGCAGAGATGGGAAATTCACAGTACAGTGTTTTCTCAGCCACCCTCCCAGGGCCTGGAGACCCTGGTGCACCCCCACTGCCCCCAGAGCTCGAGTCAGACCAGCAAGAGCCCTGTACTAGTTCAAGTGACAATTGCTTTTTGCCTTTAAGGTCACGTTCTGTTCAACCACAATGA
- the C7H1orf52 gene encoding UPF0690 protein C1orf52 homolog, which yields MAAEGEDPLGYFAAYGSSSSDSEPEEPQPDERPPGAGAASGGSPGRPRLPPPDELFRRVSQPPAFLYNPLNKEIDWESRVLRAPEEPPREFKVWRSNAVPPPETYSPPEKPPPPAPALDMAIKWSNIYEDNGDDAPRQAGRAKFLPDEEQELLESDGEKDDEPASAKKRKVESGEQAKKKKKKV from the exons ATGGCGGCGGAGGGGGAGGACCCGCTGGGCTATTTCGCGGCCTACGGCAGCTCCAGCTCCGACTCGGAGCCCGAAGAGCCCCAGCCCGACGAGCGCCCGCCGGGAGCCGGCGCGGCCTCCGGGGGCAGCCCGGGGCGGCCGCGGCTGCCGCCGCCCGACGAGCTCTTCCGTCGGGTGTCGCAGCCGCCCGCCTTCCTCTACAACCCTCTCAACAAGGAGATCGACTGGGAGAGCCGCGTCCTGCGGGCGCCGGAGGAG ccccccaGGGAGTTCAAGGTGTGGAGGAGCAACGCCGTGCCCCCGCCGGAGACCTACAGCCCGCCCGAgaagccgccgccgccggctcCGGCCCTCGACATGGCCATAAAGTGGTCCAACATCTACGAGGACAATGGCGACGACGCGCCCCGCCAGGCCGGCAGAGCCAAGTTCCTGCCGGACGAggagcaggagctcctggagtcGG atGGTGAAAAAGATGATGAACCAGCTTCTGCTAAGAAACGTAAAGTAGAGTCTGGAGAGCAGgcgaagaagaagaagaagaaggtaTAA